A single Arachnia propionica DNA region contains:
- a CDS encoding non-heme iron oxygenase ferredoxin subunit yields the protein MSFVAVATLDELIPEIPLAVDEHEIAIVLHRGEYFAIHNLCSHGHVPLSDGDVEDGSIECYLHGSRFDLRSGRALCLPATEPVNVYPVQIDDQQVLVDLDHPITEFQES from the coding sequence GTGAGCTTCGTCGCCGTCGCCACCCTCGACGAGCTGATCCCCGAGATACCGCTCGCCGTCGACGAACACGAGATCGCCATCGTGCTTCACCGGGGCGAGTACTTCGCCATCCACAATCTCTGCAGTCACGGGCACGTTCCCCTGAGCGACGGGGATGTCGAGGACGGCTCGATAGAGTGCTACCTCCACGGCTCCCGTTTTGACCTGCGAAGCGGCCGCGCCCTCTGCCTGCCAGCCACGGAACCCGTCAACGTCTACCCGGTCCAGATCGATGACCAGCAGGTGCTGGTCGATCTCGACCACCCCATCACCGAATTCCAGGAGTCCTGA
- a CDS encoding SufB/SufD family protein → MSAPERNGQEEKKLSTTAAANGIGAVETVASHLHPTPSWNVADHPKPTGMEEIWRFTPLKRLAGLLTEGDVLPGLDWEGETPAGVEFTVMPVSALRDLAVEPPVDRVAALAVARSAELALMRVPADTELDQANVHVGTGNGVEAAEVFVLEVGANSRATIVFHYKGSGSYAAKYDIRVGDGAEVNLVYVNDWDADAIHGGQISLEVGRDARVRTVQASLGGAVIRLQENARFAGPGGELEQYGLYFVDAGQHIQHRLFVDHNAPKTRSNVDYRGALQGEGANSVWIGDVLIRKVAEGIETYESNKNLVLTDGCRADSVPNLEIETGEIEGAGHSSTTGRFDDLQLFYLRSRGIPEAEARRLVVHGFFNDIIRRIGVPEIEERLLVQVEKELDMAAEAMRAAQ, encoded by the coding sequence ATGTCGGCCCCGGAACGAAACGGACAAGAGGAAAAAAAGTTGAGCACCACTGCTGCAGCGAATGGGATCGGAGCCGTCGAGACCGTCGCATCTCATCTTCATCCCACCCCGTCATGGAACGTCGCCGATCATCCGAAGCCGACAGGTATGGAGGAGATCTGGCGCTTCACCCCGCTGAAACGTCTTGCCGGGCTGTTGACCGAGGGCGACGTGCTTCCCGGACTCGACTGGGAGGGGGAAACCCCTGCTGGCGTGGAGTTCACCGTCATGCCCGTAAGCGCACTGCGGGACCTCGCTGTCGAACCTCCGGTGGACCGTGTCGCGGCCCTGGCGGTGGCTCGCAGCGCGGAGCTGGCGCTCATGCGTGTCCCAGCAGACACCGAACTCGACCAGGCCAACGTCCACGTCGGGACCGGGAACGGCGTGGAGGCGGCAGAGGTTTTCGTGCTGGAGGTCGGAGCCAACTCCCGCGCCACCATCGTGTTCCACTACAAGGGCAGCGGATCCTACGCCGCGAAGTACGACATTCGGGTCGGTGATGGAGCCGAGGTGAACCTCGTGTACGTCAACGACTGGGATGCCGATGCCATCCACGGCGGCCAGATCAGCCTCGAGGTCGGACGTGACGCCCGGGTCCGCACCGTCCAGGCATCGCTCGGTGGCGCCGTGATCCGGCTCCAGGAGAACGCCCGCTTCGCAGGCCCCGGCGGTGAACTCGAGCAGTACGGTCTCTACTTCGTCGATGCTGGGCAACACATCCAGCACCGCCTCTTCGTCGACCACAACGCCCCGAAGACCAGATCCAACGTGGACTATCGCGGTGCGCTGCAGGGCGAGGGTGCGAACTCGGTGTGGATAGGTGACGTGCTGATCCGGAAGGTCGCCGAGGGCATCGAAACCTACGAGTCCAACAAGAACCTCGTCCTCACCGATGGCTGCCGGGCCGATTCCGTTCCCAACCTGGAAATCGAGACAGGCGAGATCGAAGGAGCCGGTCACAGCTCCACCACCGGCCGGTTCGATGACCTCCAGCTCTTCTACCTGCGCTCCCGCGGCATCCCGGAGGCCGAGGCCAGACGCCTCGTCGTGCACGGTTTCTTCAACGACATCATCCGGCGCATCGGCGTTCCCGAGATCGAGGAGAGGCTGCTGGTCCAGGTGGAGAAAGAACTCGACATGGCGGCCGAGGCCATGAGGGCAGCTCAGTGA
- the sufB gene encoding Fe-S cluster assembly protein SufB, which produces MTTTPQAPGVGATQDEHLEALSGYQYGWHDSDAAGAAAQRGLSEAVVRHISELKGEPEWMRDLRLKALRLFGKKPMPAWGAELDEIDFDNIKYFVRSTERQAQTWDDLPEDIKNTYDRLGIPEAEKARLVAGVAAQYESEVVYHNINQELERQGVIFLDTDTALKEHPEIFKEHFASIVPAGDNKFAALNTAVWSGGSFVYVPKGVHVSIPLQAYFRINTENMGQFERTLIIVDEDAYVHYVEGCTAPIYSSDSLHSAVVEIIIKKGARCRYTTIQNWSNNVYNLVTKRAVCEEGATMEWVDGNIGSKATMKYPAVYLMGEHARGETLSIAFAGEGQHQDAGSKMVHCAPHTSSSIISKSVARGGGRASYRGLVKVDAGAHHSASSVKCDALLVDTVSRSDTYPYVDVREDDVSMAHEATVSKVSDDQLFYLMSRGMEEDEAMAMIVRGFVEPIAKELPMEYALELNRLIELQMEGAVG; this is translated from the coding sequence ATGACGACCACGCCACAGGCCCCCGGAGTGGGGGCCACGCAGGACGAGCACCTGGAAGCCCTCAGCGGCTACCAGTACGGCTGGCACGACTCCGATGCCGCCGGCGCTGCCGCCCAGCGAGGTCTCAGCGAGGCCGTGGTCCGGCACATCTCCGAGTTGAAGGGCGAACCCGAGTGGATGCGGGACCTGCGTCTGAAGGCCCTCAGGTTGTTCGGCAAGAAACCGATGCCAGCCTGGGGCGCGGAACTCGACGAGATCGACTTCGACAACATCAAGTACTTCGTCCGCTCCACGGAGCGTCAGGCGCAGACCTGGGACGACCTGCCCGAGGACATCAAGAACACCTACGACAGGCTCGGCATCCCCGAGGCGGAGAAGGCTCGTCTCGTGGCGGGAGTCGCGGCCCAGTACGAGTCCGAGGTGGTCTACCACAACATCAATCAGGAACTGGAACGGCAGGGCGTGATCTTCCTCGACACGGACACCGCCCTCAAGGAACATCCCGAGATTTTCAAGGAACACTTCGCCAGCATCGTCCCGGCGGGTGACAACAAGTTCGCGGCACTGAACACCGCCGTCTGGTCCGGCGGATCCTTCGTGTACGTGCCCAAAGGGGTTCACGTCTCCATTCCATTGCAGGCCTATTTCCGGATCAACACGGAGAACATGGGCCAGTTCGAGCGGACCCTGATCATCGTCGACGAGGACGCCTACGTGCACTACGTCGAGGGCTGCACCGCGCCCATCTACTCCTCCGACTCGCTGCACTCGGCGGTGGTGGAGATCATCATCAAGAAGGGCGCTCGCTGCCGCTACACGACGATCCAGAACTGGTCCAACAATGTCTACAACCTGGTGACCAAGCGCGCCGTCTGCGAGGAGGGCGCCACCATGGAGTGGGTCGACGGCAACATCGGTTCCAAGGCAACCATGAAATACCCGGCCGTCTACCTCATGGGTGAGCACGCCCGTGGTGAGACCCTGTCGATCGCCTTCGCCGGCGAGGGGCAGCACCAGGACGCCGGTTCCAAGATGGTGCACTGCGCTCCCCACACCTCCTCGTCGATCATCTCGAAGTCGGTTGCCCGCGGCGGTGGTCGCGCATCCTACCGTGGCCTGGTCAAGGTCGATGCGGGGGCGCACCACTCCGCGTCCTCGGTGAAATGCGACGCCCTTCTGGTGGACACCGTATCCCGTTCCGACACCTATCCCTACGTGGACGTTCGTGAGGACGACGTCTCCATGGCCCACGAGGCGACCGTCTCCAAGGTCTCCGATGACCAGCTGTTCTACCTCATGTCCCGAGGCATGGAGGAGGACGAAGCGATGGCCATGATCGTGCGCGGTTTCGTCGAGCCCATCGCCAAGGAACTCCCCATGGAATACGCCCTGGAACTCAACCGGCTCATCGAGCTGCAGATGGAAGGTGCGGTCGGCTGA
- the zwf gene encoding glucose-6-phosphate dehydrogenase translates to MVGTVTSSNPLRDPRDRRLPRIAGPCVLVIFGVTGDLSRKKLMPAVYDLANRGLLPPGFGLVGFARRDWADQDFAKVVHDAVKENARTRFREEVWEQLLEGIRFVPGTFDSDEAFQRLRTTLEELDQARGTSGNHAFYLSIPPSYFEQVISQLKRNAITGDGENTWNRVVIEKPFGHDLRSARELNNVVSQLFSPPEVFRIDHYLGKETVQNMLAMRFANELFEPFWNRNYVSHVEITMAEDIGIGGRAGYYDGIGAARDVIQNHLLQLLALVAMEEPTSFEASQLRTEKTKVLAAARVPSDYAAHTARGQYATGWQGGQLVRGYLEEDGVSPDSRTETYAAIRVDVDNRRWAGVPFYLRTAKRMPRRVTEVALVLKQAPHLPFPATETAALGQNALVMRVQPDEGVTLRFGAKVPGTQMEIRDVSMDFVYGGSFTETSPEAYERLILDVLLGDPPLFPQHEEVELGWKILDPVLEYWDSLPTQPDPYAAGTWGPASAAEMLARDGNTWRRP, encoded by the coding sequence ATGGTCGGAACTGTGACCAGCAGCAATCCGCTCCGCGACCCCCGGGACCGGCGACTGCCGAGGATCGCGGGCCCCTGCGTCTTGGTGATCTTCGGCGTCACGGGCGATCTTTCCAGGAAGAAACTGATGCCGGCCGTCTACGACCTGGCGAACCGTGGCCTGCTTCCCCCCGGTTTCGGCCTGGTGGGTTTCGCCCGCCGCGACTGGGCCGATCAGGATTTCGCGAAGGTGGTCCACGACGCGGTCAAGGAGAACGCCCGCACCCGTTTCCGGGAGGAGGTCTGGGAACAGCTTCTGGAAGGTATCCGGTTCGTGCCGGGCACGTTCGACTCCGACGAGGCCTTCCAGCGGCTCCGCACCACCCTTGAGGAACTCGACCAGGCCCGCGGCACCAGCGGCAACCACGCCTTCTACCTGTCCATCCCTCCGTCGTATTTCGAGCAGGTGATCTCCCAGCTCAAACGCAACGCCATCACCGGCGACGGCGAGAACACCTGGAACCGGGTGGTGATCGAGAAACCGTTCGGGCACGACCTGCGCTCGGCCCGTGAACTGAACAACGTCGTGAGCCAGCTCTTCTCGCCCCCCGAGGTGTTCCGCATCGACCACTACCTGGGCAAGGAGACGGTGCAGAACATGTTGGCGATGCGTTTCGCCAACGAACTGTTCGAACCCTTCTGGAACCGCAACTACGTCTCCCACGTGGAGATCACCATGGCCGAGGACATCGGCATCGGCGGCCGGGCCGGGTACTACGACGGGATCGGGGCGGCACGCGATGTCATCCAGAACCACCTGCTGCAGCTGCTCGCCCTGGTCGCGATGGAGGAACCAACCAGTTTCGAGGCCTCGCAGCTGCGCACGGAGAAGACAAAGGTGCTGGCGGCCGCCCGGGTCCCCTCCGACTACGCGGCCCACACGGCCCGCGGCCAGTACGCCACGGGCTGGCAGGGGGGCCAGTTGGTGCGCGGCTACCTGGAGGAGGATGGCGTCTCCCCCGATTCCCGCACCGAGACCTACGCCGCCATCCGCGTCGATGTCGACAACCGCCGCTGGGCCGGGGTCCCGTTCTATCTGCGGACCGCCAAACGCATGCCTAGGCGGGTCACGGAGGTCGCCCTGGTGTTGAAGCAGGCACCGCACCTGCCCTTCCCCGCCACCGAGACCGCGGCCCTGGGACAGAACGCCCTGGTGATGCGCGTCCAGCCCGACGAGGGCGTCACCCTCCGGTTCGGGGCCAAGGTGCCGGGCACCCAGATGGAAATCCGTGACGTCTCCATGGACTTCGTCTACGGTGGCTCCTTCACGGAAACCTCCCCGGAGGCCTACGAGCGCCTGATCCTGGACGTGTTGCTGGGCGATCCGCCCCTGTTCCCGCAGCACGAGGAGGTGGAGCTCGGCTGGAAGATCCTGGACCCTGTGCTCGAGTACTGGGACTCGCTGCCCACCCAGCCGGATCCCTACGCGGCGGGCACCTGGGGTCCCGCCAGCGCCGCCGAGATGCTGGCCCGTGACGGCAACACCTGGCGCAGGCCGTAG
- a CDS encoding DUF4921 family protein codes for MGHPNPVMIYGCAMQPYVRQPEYLSTMADGTVKQVGPLTGTEVWTVPGRGNRPLGLQRPEPHPIDETAHGTHCAFCEQRYLETPPEKARVVRSGDEWETLMELPAEKLFTTTAEFRCVPNLFEILSFDYWRANYGFELPESAARHQRAYLASPEGLEHVLRVAETKLRASGHGTGQVAAMTREQRLEAASGFFGGGHDVIIARRHFVDGAVDDTQLAGSGTLTPEEHEKFIAFTIDSVRRSYENNRYARYVTVFQNWLKPAGASFDHLHKQLVAIDERGVQHEVALARLRQDPNLFNEVGPNYAGYHNLIVAENDHAVAFAGFGHRYPTLEIYSCSEFSDPWEQTAEEVRGMSDLIHAMHAATGVDVACNEEWHYRPIDVALPMPWRVMLKWRVSTLAGFEGATKIYLNTISPVMLRDRVVEKLLALREAGRLAPGIRIATETRCRPNPLRYSR; via the coding sequence GTGGGACATCCGAACCCGGTGATGATCTACGGTTGCGCCATGCAGCCCTACGTCAGGCAACCCGAGTATCTGTCCACCATGGCCGACGGAACGGTGAAACAGGTCGGTCCGCTCACCGGAACCGAGGTGTGGACCGTACCGGGACGGGGCAACCGGCCCCTCGGTCTTCAACGCCCCGAACCCCACCCCATCGACGAGACGGCCCACGGTACCCACTGCGCCTTCTGCGAGCAGCGTTACCTGGAGACCCCGCCGGAAAAGGCCCGCGTGGTGCGCTCCGGAGACGAATGGGAAACGCTGATGGAGCTTCCCGCGGAGAAGCTGTTCACCACGACCGCCGAGTTCCGTTGCGTTCCGAACTTGTTCGAGATCCTGAGCTTCGACTACTGGCGCGCCAATTACGGGTTCGAGCTTCCGGAGTCCGCGGCCCGGCATCAACGGGCCTACCTGGCATCCCCCGAGGGACTGGAACACGTGTTGCGGGTGGCCGAGACGAAACTGCGGGCCTCCGGGCACGGCACCGGCCAGGTCGCCGCGATGACCCGGGAACAGCGCCTGGAGGCGGCTTCCGGTTTCTTTGGTGGCGGACATGACGTGATAATCGCCAGGCGGCACTTCGTCGACGGAGCGGTCGATGACACGCAACTCGCCGGTTCCGGGACCCTGACCCCCGAGGAACACGAGAAATTCATCGCCTTCACGATCGACTCGGTGCGCCGCAGCTACGAGAACAACCGGTACGCCCGCTACGTGACCGTTTTTCAGAACTGGCTGAAACCTGCGGGCGCGTCCTTCGACCATCTCCACAAACAGCTCGTCGCCATCGACGAACGAGGCGTCCAGCACGAGGTGGCGCTCGCCCGGCTTCGGCAGGACCCGAACCTGTTCAACGAGGTGGGACCGAACTACGCGGGCTACCACAACCTGATCGTCGCCGAGAACGACCACGCGGTCGCCTTCGCGGGCTTCGGACATCGCTATCCCACCCTGGAGATCTACTCCTGCTCCGAGTTCTCCGATCCCTGGGAGCAGACCGCCGAGGAGGTACGAGGCATGTCGGACCTGATCCATGCAATGCACGCCGCCACCGGGGTCGACGTGGCCTGCAACGAGGAATGGCATTACCGGCCGATCGACGTCGCGCTCCCGATGCCGTGGCGGGTGATGCTCAAGTGGCGGGTCTCCACCCTCGCCGGTTTCGAGGGGGCCACCAAGATCTACCTGAACACCATCTCGCCCGTGATGTTGCGCGACAGGGTGGTCGAGAAACTGCTCGCCCTTAGGGAAGCGGGCCGGCTGGCTCCCGGGATCCGGATCGCCACGGAAACCCGGTGCCGCCCCAATCCGCTGCGCTACTCCCGCTGA
- a CDS encoding helix-turn-helix transcriptional regulator, whose product MSAAMQETDNSTRERVVRSILGHGPSTARELAERLNLTPAAIRRHLSALLEEGTLGSREQRVYGARGRGRPSKVFFLTDAGRSEFHQAYDELAIVAIRRLIEAAGPQAMVDLASERVDEIESRFNELREAHPERTPIELLTEALGATYAPSVKPVRSGDQLCQHHCPVAHVAAEFPQLCEVETQLFSRLLGSHVQRLATIAHGDGVCTTHVPNPVIPSKIRK is encoded by the coding sequence ATGAGCGCAGCCATGCAGGAAACCGACAACTCCACCCGAGAACGGGTGGTTCGCTCCATCCTGGGGCACGGGCCATCCACGGCACGAGAACTCGCCGAACGCTTGAACCTGACCCCAGCTGCCATCCGCCGCCACTTGTCGGCCCTCCTGGAGGAGGGAACCCTGGGTTCGCGTGAGCAGCGGGTCTACGGGGCGCGCGGCCGGGGCCGTCCGTCGAAGGTGTTCTTCCTCACGGACGCGGGACGTTCCGAGTTCCACCAGGCCTACGACGAGTTGGCCATAGTCGCCATCCGGAGGTTGATCGAGGCTGCCGGTCCGCAGGCCATGGTCGACCTGGCCTCGGAACGCGTGGACGAGATCGAGAGCCGATTCAACGAATTGCGCGAGGCCCATCCCGAACGCACCCCCATCGAGCTGCTCACCGAGGCGCTGGGAGCCACCTACGCACCTTCGGTCAAGCCGGTCCGTTCGGGCGACCAACTGTGCCAGCACCACTGCCCGGTGGCGCACGTCGCCGCCGAGTTCCCTCAGCTCTGTGAGGTCGAGACCCAGCTGTTCTCGCGGCTGCTGGGCAGCCACGTCCAGCGGCTCGCGACCATTGCACACGGGGACGGAGTGTGTACCACCCACGTCCCCAACCCCGTCATCCCGAGCAAGATCAGGAAGTAA
- the sufC gene encoding Fe-S cluster assembly ATPase SufC gives MSNLVISDLHVDVLTEEGPKQILKGVDLTVNSSEVHAIMGPNGSGKSTLAYAIAGHPKYEITSGSVTLDGVELTDLTVDERARQGLFLAMQYPVEVPGVSVANFLRTAKTALDGKAPKIRTWVKDVENVLNRMNLDSSFSARSVNEGFSGGEKKRHEIAQLELLNPRAAILDETDSGLDIDALRIVSEGVNRYSAQGDRAVMLITHYTRILRYIDPTFVHVFVDGRVVDQGGRELADKLEAEGYEAYVKAAAANV, from the coding sequence ATGTCCAATCTCGTCATCTCCGACCTCCACGTCGACGTCCTGACCGAGGAGGGTCCCAAACAGATCCTCAAGGGCGTGGACCTCACCGTGAACTCCAGTGAAGTGCACGCGATCATGGGCCCCAACGGCTCCGGGAAGTCCACCCTCGCCTACGCCATCGCGGGACACCCCAAGTACGAGATCACCTCCGGGTCCGTGACCCTCGACGGAGTGGAGCTGACCGACCTCACCGTCGACGAACGCGCCCGGCAGGGCCTGTTCCTGGCGATGCAGTACCCCGTCGAGGTGCCGGGAGTGTCCGTGGCGAACTTCCTCCGCACCGCCAAGACCGCCCTCGACGGCAAAGCCCCCAAAATCCGCACCTGGGTCAAGGACGTCGAGAACGTCTTGAACCGCATGAACCTGGACAGCTCTTTCTCCGCGCGCTCCGTCAACGAGGGTTTCTCGGGTGGTGAGAAGAAACGCCACGAGATCGCCCAGCTTGAGCTTCTCAACCCCAGGGCAGCCATCCTTGACGAGACCGATTCCGGCCTCGACATAGACGCCCTGCGCATCGTCTCCGAAGGGGTAAACCGCTACTCGGCCCAAGGGGACCGGGCCGTGATGCTCATCACCCACTACACCCGTATCCTGCGCTACATCGACCCCACCTTCGTGCACGTCTTCGTCGACGGCCGCGTCGTCGACCAGGGGGGGCGTGAGCTGGCCGACAAGCTCGAGGCCGAGGGCTACGAGGCCTACGTCAAGGCGGCAGCAGCCAACGTCTGA